In Bos indicus isolate NIAB-ARS_2022 breed Sahiwal x Tharparkar chromosome 19, NIAB-ARS_B.indTharparkar_mat_pri_1.0, whole genome shotgun sequence, the following proteins share a genomic window:
- the ATP2A3 gene encoding sarcoplasmic/endoplasmic reticulum calcium ATPase 3 isoform X4, with the protein MAVGDKVPADLRLIDIKSTTLRVDQSILTGESVSVTKHTDAIPDPRAVNQDKKNMLFSGTNIASGKAVGVAVATGLHTELGKIRSQMAAVEPERTPLQQKLDEFGQQLSRAISVICMAVWVINIGHFADPAHGGSWLRGAVYYFKIAVALAVAAIPEGLPAVITTCLALGTRRMARKNAIVRSLPSVETLGCTSVICSDKTGTLTTNQMSVCRMFVVAEAGTGTCRLHEFTISGTTYAPEGEVRQGERRVRCGQFDGLVELATICALCNDSALDYNEAKGVYEKVGEATETALTCLVEKMNVFDTDLQTLSRVERAGACNAVIKQLMQKEFTLEFSRDRKSMSVYCTPTRPGLVAQGSKMFVKGAPESVIERCSSVRVGSRTVPLDTTSREQILAKVKDWGSGLDTLRCLALATRDMPPRKEDMQLDDCSKFVQYETDLTFVGCVGMLDPPRPEVAACIARCHQAGIRVVMITGDNKGTAVAICRRLGIFEDTEDVAGKAYTGREFDDLSPEQQRHACRTARCFARVEPTHKSRIVENLQSFNEITAMTGDGVNDAPALKKAEIGIAMGSGTAVAKSAAEMVLSDDNFASIVAAVEEGRAIYSNMKQFIRYLISSNVGEVVCIFLTAILGLPEALIPVQLLWVNLVTDGLPATALGFNPPDLDIMEKRPRNPREALISGWLFFRYLAIGVYVGLATVAAATWWFLYDAEGPQVTFYQLRNFLKCSEDNPVFAGIDCEVFESRFPTTMALSVLVTIEMCNALNSVSENQSLLRMPPWLNPWLLAAVAMSMALHFLILLVPPLPLIFQVTPLNGRQWVAVLQISLPVILLDEALKYLSRKHVDEDKGQQ; encoded by the exons TGGGAGACAAAGTGCCCGCCGACCTCCGTCTCATTGACATCAAGTCCACCACGCTGAGAGTGGACCAGTCCATCCTGACCG GTGAATCTGTGTCTGTGACCAAGCACACAGACGCCATCCCGGACCCCAGAGCTGTCAACCAGGACAAGAAGAACATGCTGTTTTCT GGCACCAACATTGCATCAGGCAAGGCAGTGGGtgtggcagtggccacaggcctgcaCACTGAGCTGGGTAAGATCCGCAGTCAGATGGCCGCCGTGGAGCCAGAGCGGACGCCCTTGCAGCAGAAGCTGGACGAGTTTGGGCAGCAGCTGTCTCGTGCCATCTCCGTGATCTGCATGGCCGTGTGGGTCATTAACATCGGGCACTTTGCCGACCCTGCCCACGGCGGCTCCTGGCTTCGAGGTGCTGTCTACTACTTCAAGATCGCTGTGGCCCTGGCTGTGGCTGCCATCCCCGAGGGCCTCCCGGCTGTCATCACTACTTGCCTAGCACTGGGCACGCGGCGGATGGCCCGCAAGAACGCCATTGTGCGGAGCCTGCCCTCTGTGGAGACTCTGGGCTGCACCTCGGTCATCTGCTCGGACAAGACGGGCACGCTCACCACCAATCAGATGTCGGTCTGCCGG ATGTTCGTGGTAGCTGAGGCCGGAACGGGTACCTGCCGTTTGCACGAGTTCACCATCTCGGGCACCACGTATGCCCCGGAAGGCGAAGT GCGTCAGGGAGAGCGGCGAGTGCGCTGCGGGCAGTTTGATGGGCTGGTGGAGCTGGCGACCATCTGTGCCCTGTGCAATGATTCAGCACTGGACTACAACGAG GCCAAGGGTGTGTATGAGAAGGTGGGAGAGGCCACGGAGACGGCCCTGACATGCCTGGTGGAGAAGATGAATGTTTTTGACACGGACCTGCAGACTCTCTCCCGGGTGGAACGAGCTGGCGCCTGCAACGCG GTCATCAAGCAGCTGATGCAGAAGGAATTCACCCTGGAGTTCTCCCGAGACCGGAAGTCCATGTCAGTGTACTGCACGCCCACCCGCCCTGGCCTGGTGGCCCAGGGCAGCAAAATGTTTGTGAAG GGGGCTCCTGAGAGTGTGATTGAGCGCTGCAGCTCAGTCCGTGTGGGGAGCCGCACGGTACCCCTGGACACCACCTCTAGGGAGCAGATCCTGGCCAAGGTCAAGGACTGGGGCTCAGGTTTGGACACACTGCGCTGCTTGGCACTGGCCACCCGAGACATGCCCCCGAGGAAGGAGGACATGCAACTGGATGACTGCAGCAAGTTTGTGCAGTACGAG ACGGACCTGACCTTCGTGGGCTGCGTGGGCATGCTGGACCCTCCAAGGCCCGAGGTGGCTGCCTGCATCGCACGCTGCCACCAGGCAGGCATCCGTGTGGTCATGATCACAGGGGACAACAAAGGCACAGCCGTGGCCATCTGCCGCCGGCTTGGCATCTTCGAGGACACGGAGGACGTGGCGGGCAAGGCCTACACGGGCCGCGAATTTGATGACCTCAGCCCCGAGCAGCAGCGCCATGCCTGCCGCACGGCCCGCTGCTTCGCCCGGGTGGAGCCCACCCACAAGTCCCGCATTGTGGAGAACCTGCAGTCCTTTAATGAGATCACTGCCATG ACAGGAGACGGAGTGAATGATGCCCCAGCCCTGAAGAAAGCAGAGATTGGCATTGCCATGGGCTCTGGCACAGCCGTGGCCAAGTCAGCGGCGGAGATGGTACTCTCAGATGACAACTTTGCCTCCATCGTGGCCGCGGTAGAGGAGGGCCGGGCCATCTATAGCAACATGAAGCAATTCATCCGCTACCTCATCTCCTCCAATGTTGGCGAGGTTGTCTG CATCTTCCTCACAGCAATTCTGGGCCTGCCCGAAGCCCTGATCCCTGTGCAGCTGCTCTGGGTGAACCTGGTCACAGATGGCCTACCTGCCACAGCCCTGGGCTTCAACCCCCCAGACCTGGACATTATGGAGAAACGACCCCGAAACCCTCGAGAGGCCCTCATCAGTGGCTGGCTCTTCTTCCGATATCTGGCTATTGGAG TGTACGTCGGCCTGGCCACAGTGGCTGCTGCCACCTGGTGGTTCCTATATGATGCCGAGGGACCGCAGGTCACCTTCTACCAGCTG AGGAACTTCCTGAAGTGCTCCGAGGACAATCCAGTCTTCGCCGGCATTGACTGCGAGGTCTTTGAGTCACGCTTCCCCACAACCATGGCCTTGTCTGTGCTGGTGACCATTGAGATGTGCAATGCCCTGAACAG CGTGTCGGAGAACCAGTCACTGCTGCGGATGCCGCCCTGGCTGAACCCCTGGCTGCTGGCGGCCGTGGCCATGTCCATGGCCCTGCACTTCCTCATTCTGCTTGTGCCGCCCCTGCCT CTCATCTTCCAAGTGACCCCACTGAATGGGCGCCAGTGGGTGGCGGTGCTCCAGATATCTCTGCCTGTCATCCTGCTCGACGAGGCTCTCAAGTACCTGTCCCGGAAGCATGTGGATG